Proteins encoded in a region of the Larimichthys crocea isolate SSNF chromosome XVI, L_crocea_2.0, whole genome shotgun sequence genome:
- the LOC104933441 gene encoding homeobox protein Hox-D3 — MEMQKSNAAHISIQQHDYFSHDVSRFGCSQQQQQQQQAAAHQRQELAQVETFERTFPRRSNQKSPMSKKIFPWMKESRHSDQKHGRRIADCTEKSPSSTPASKRTRTAYTSAQLVELEKEFHFSRYLCRPRRVEMARLLNLQERQIKIWFQNRRMKQKKDERVQGLNTTTTNTTSSSSPPSSPSAPGSPTLSSLGYVHLGGDYQPASPSLKSQQHQPALYPAEYSKYPAPGFAHGPQFNAQYTTDPNVDVTGSYFQQSCSQDRIMQAPKLTHL; from the exons CCAGCAACACGATTACTTCAGCCATGATGTCAGCCGGTTTGGGTgcagccaacaacaacaacaacaacaacaagcggCTGCGCACCAACGCCAAGAACTGGCGCAAGTGGAGACGTTTGAGCGCACGTTCCCCCGGAGGTCAAACCAAAAGTCTCCAATGAGTAAAAAGATTTTCCCCTGGATGAAAGAGTCCAGACACTCAGATCAGAAACACGGCAGGAGAATCGCAG ACTGCACCGAGAAGTCTCCAAGCTCGACCCCGGCCTCCAAGAGGACGCGCACCGCGTACACGAGTGCGCAActggtggagctggagaaggagttTCACTTCAGCCGCTACCTGTGCAGGCCGAGGCGGGTGGAGATGGCCAGACTGCTCAACCTCCAGGAGAGGCAGATTAAGATTTGGTTCCAGAACCGGAGGATGAAGCAGAAAAAGGACGAGAGAGTGCAAGGcctcaacaccaccaccaccaacaccacctcctcctcctcacccccgTCCTCTCCCTCCGCCCCGGGCAGCCCCACTCTCTCCAGCCTGGGTTATGTCCATCTGGGCGGGGATTACCAGCCGGCCTCCCCCTCGCTCAAGTCCCAACAACACCAGCCGGCCTTGTACCCGGCAGAATACTCAAAATATCCAGCTCCAGGCTTCGCGCACGGCCCGCAGTTTAACGCGCAGTACACCACAGACCCAAACGTGGACGTTACCGGCTCATATTTCCAACAAAGCTGCAGTCAGGACAGAATCATGCAAGCTCCAAAACTGACTCATCTGTAG
- the hoxb1b gene encoding homeobox protein Hox-B1b yields MNSYLDYPVCNRGANIFSAKAGYHNLNHGYMSSNSCATSDSYAPDGRLVAATSAPHQTPSLPLHHQTHVNLDLQFGTPGNSMYGSALEYGHHQYGLAPEQDRSYIHAQVSPLGTNMAPYTGDSCGPGVATGSQYLHFGNGDQSRLQEYPESVYTRLPPQSKEKDLDHVEETSKTFDWMKVKRNPPKTAVLSEFGVPGQHNVIRTNFTTKQLTELEKEFHFNKYLTRARRVEVAASLELNETQVKIWFQNRRMKQKKREKLGCVLVSTPAPVEKLSGTDTSPKTKGKDCEP; encoded by the exons ATGAACTCCTACTTAGACTATCCTGTGTGCAACAGAGGAGCAAATATCTTCAGTGCCAAGGCCGGATATCACAATTTGAACCATGGATACATGTCGTCCAACTCGTGCGCAACAAGTGATAGTTACGCACCGGACGGTCGCTTAGTTGCTGCAACTTCAGCCCCACACCAAACCCCGAGTCTGCCTCTGCACCACCAGACGCACGTCAACTTGGATCTGCAGTTTGGAACACCGGGGAACTCCATGTACGGCTCAGCTCTGGAGTACGGACATCACCAGTACGGCCTCGCACCCGAACAGGACCGGAGCTACATACACGCGCAAGTTTCACCACTTGGAACAAACATGGCTCCCTACACCGGGGACAGCTGTGGGCCTGGAGTTGCAACCGGCAGCCAGTATCTACATTTTGGCAACGGGGATCAGAGTAGGCTTCAAGAATATCCAGAGAGTGTTTACACAAGGTTACCGCCACAGAGCAAGGAGAAGGATTTGGATCATGTGGAGGAAACTTCAAAAACATTCGACTGGATGAAAGTGAAGAGGAATCCCCCTAAAACAG CTGTCCTGTCGGAGTTCGGGGTTCCCGGCCAGCACAACGTGATCCGAACCAACTTCACCACCAAGCAGCTGACCGAGCTGGAGAAAGAGTTCCACTTCAACAAATACCTGACGCGGGCGCGCAGGGTGGAGGTCGCGGCCAGTCTGGAGCTCAACGAGACGCAGGTGAAAATCTGGTTTCAGAACCGCAGGATGAAGCAGAAGAAACGCGAGAAGCTGGGCTGCGTTTTGGTCAGCACCCCGGCACCTGTGGAGAAACTCTCTGGCACTGACACCTCTCCAAAGACGAAGGGGAAAGACTGTGAACCGTga